The proteins below come from a single Verrucomicrobiota bacterium genomic window:
- a CDS encoding FHA domain-containing protein: MEARGHRLVTECPACGRDAAGARYCEHCGAPVMSPLPDQSLVLDENTASGPFRIEIDAARVLQQGAAGVLELRLTNRGTAAMSMAMVEIETPVAGAPLRSLVRDVAAGRHVPVRFSVVPMRHGEAVCRVRVKGLDAAQVFTVSTGEFTVTINPARTEETTLQFIVENSDVVGDFENVFTQKRPRPRGVMHPRRRAAWVPIRLVECERREVRPVLKHVVLPPGERGVSFVESAAFRWLDTDDVRTVALFAKDSLALGRSALVDPNTRDHNNVVLRLMPETTATRELSRRIHRYAFRVEVSADAVRVARLGRRDGRVVIESSGPLDEGEPLDVAGLFDLSARIVRGQDHLRWPAFSTNRGSGRPPEIELTELRVPGAEQVLGVVLSRSDDAAAREQYVIVRRHVTVGASPDAAVLIAQPGVAPVHARLIAKGGLFFIEDLGSDEGTWLNERRLHADETALLQHSDHITLGRTTVAFEPFTQQFGDGDT; encoded by the coding sequence ATGGAAGCGCGTGGCCACAGACTTGTTACCGAGTGCCCGGCGTGCGGGCGTGATGCTGCGGGTGCGCGTTACTGCGAGCACTGCGGCGCCCCGGTGATGTCACCGTTGCCGGATCAATCGCTCGTTCTCGACGAAAACACGGCGAGCGGACCGTTCCGGATCGAGATCGACGCCGCGCGCGTGCTCCAGCAGGGCGCCGCCGGCGTGCTCGAGCTCCGGTTGACGAACAGGGGAACCGCCGCGATGAGTATGGCGATGGTCGAAATAGAGACGCCTGTGGCCGGTGCGCCGCTGCGCAGCCTCGTGCGCGACGTGGCAGCCGGCCGTCACGTACCCGTGCGGTTCTCAGTTGTGCCGATGCGGCACGGCGAGGCCGTGTGCCGCGTGCGCGTTAAGGGGCTCGATGCTGCGCAGGTCTTCACTGTCTCCACAGGCGAGTTCACTGTGACCATCAACCCGGCGCGCACCGAGGAGACCACGCTCCAGTTCATCGTGGAGAACAGCGACGTCGTAGGGGATTTCGAGAACGTGTTCACGCAGAAGCGGCCCCGGCCGCGCGGCGTCATGCACCCGCGTCGTCGGGCCGCCTGGGTGCCCATCCGCCTCGTCGAGTGCGAGCGGCGCGAGGTGCGCCCTGTGCTGAAGCACGTCGTTCTTCCGCCGGGGGAGCGGGGAGTATCGTTTGTCGAGAGTGCGGCCTTTCGCTGGCTCGACACCGACGACGTGCGTACCGTGGCCCTGTTCGCAAAGGACTCGTTGGCTCTCGGGCGCTCGGCCCTGGTCGATCCGAATACGCGCGACCACAACAACGTCGTGCTCCGGCTCATGCCGGAAACCACGGCGACGCGCGAGCTCTCGCGCCGCATCCACCGGTATGCGTTCCGAGTCGAAGTGTCGGCCGATGCCGTACGGGTGGCCCGGCTAGGCCGGCGCGACGGGCGTGTTGTTATCGAGTCGAGTGGGCCGCTCGACGAAGGCGAGCCGCTCGACGTCGCGGGCTTGTTCGACCTCAGCGCGCGCATTGTTCGTGGCCAGGATCATCTGCGCTGGCCGGCGTTCAGCACCAACCGCGGCTCGGGCCGGCCGCCCGAGATCGAACTGACCGAGCTCCGTGTGCCCGGTGCCGAGCAGGTGCTCGGCGTCGTGCTCTCGCGCTCCGACGACGCGGCGGCCCGCGAGCAATACGTGATCGTCCGGCGGCACGTCACGGTTGGCGCCTCCCCGGATGCCGCCGTGCTGATCGCGCAGCCCGGCGTTGCGCCTGTGCATGCCCGTCTCATCGCCAAGGGCGGGCTCTTCTTCATCGAGGATCTCGGGAGCGACGAGGGCACCTGGCTCAACGAACGACGCCTCCACGCCGATGAGACGGCTTTGCTCCAGCACAGTGATCACATCACGCTTGGCCGGACAACTGTAGCCTTCGAGCCTTTCACGCAGCAGTTCGGAGACGGCGATACGTGA
- a CDS encoding zinc ribbon domain-containing protein: protein MGFLSTECPHCGGRVRKSGAFCPECGMPAPGRAVRCGRCGHDTSTGAKFCGHCGAELTRHRKATVIDNRWAREPQEFAVVLEVDDLAGVLSKSLVVEPGTRALVYRGDRYIGALDPGRHTIESLPQRIASLGRKDPTNVVLVSADEVPVELDLRDAWTADEQLVSVKAFVTVRLVEPDAFRRELVGARWRVLLDDVRVLWCEAGQPVVADIVRGETLDALCSKPGLREAVDDELRVQLDGLCARSGLDLVELRCIDFYGDAYERLRAERGEAFQLTRALEVYRRVHDELRADRIERFSSEQEFERFVRDAEHEAGLKLLLREQEIEDFKRAYRERVALEQAKREIERGAITFASELDKHKALDELRWAKRERGLELLEKIREARHRDRLRRVEVDARRIDAYQRATTEALIAILDDERADRLVELRRFQEQAKMSPEQLLALVAANSPEAALALAERYRADAAIAPAISSGLSGESVAGTPNASTPPEQLEQEHGQ from the coding sequence ATGGGTTTCCTGAGCACAGAGTGTCCGCACTGCGGCGGGCGCGTCCGCAAGTCGGGCGCCTTCTGCCCGGAGTGCGGCATGCCGGCGCCCGGGCGCGCGGTGCGCTGTGGCCGGTGCGGCCACGATACATCGACCGGCGCGAAGTTCTGCGGCCACTGCGGCGCCGAGCTCACAAGGCACCGCAAGGCGACTGTTATCGACAACCGCTGGGCGCGCGAGCCGCAGGAGTTCGCCGTCGTGCTCGAGGTGGACGACCTGGCCGGTGTCCTGAGCAAGTCGCTTGTGGTCGAGCCGGGCACGCGTGCGCTCGTCTACCGCGGCGACCGGTACATCGGCGCGCTCGACCCGGGACGGCACACGATTGAGAGTCTGCCGCAGCGGATAGCGTCGCTTGGCCGGAAAGACCCGACAAACGTTGTGCTTGTCTCGGCCGATGAGGTGCCCGTCGAGCTCGACCTGCGAGACGCCTGGACGGCCGACGAGCAGCTCGTGTCCGTGAAGGCGTTCGTCACCGTGCGCCTCGTCGAGCCGGATGCATTCCGGCGCGAACTGGTCGGCGCACGATGGCGCGTGCTCCTCGACGATGTTCGCGTGCTCTGGTGCGAGGCCGGGCAGCCGGTCGTCGCCGATATTGTCCGCGGCGAGACGCTCGATGCGCTCTGCTCCAAGCCCGGCCTGCGCGAAGCGGTCGACGACGAACTGCGCGTCCAACTCGACGGCCTCTGCGCACGCAGCGGTCTTGACCTCGTTGAGCTGCGCTGCATCGACTTCTACGGTGACGCCTACGAGCGGCTGCGCGCAGAACGTGGCGAGGCCTTCCAGCTTACGCGTGCGCTCGAGGTCTACCGCCGTGTGCATGACGAACTGCGCGCCGATCGCATTGAACGGTTCTCCTCGGAGCAGGAGTTCGAGCGCTTCGTGCGCGACGCGGAGCACGAGGCCGGCCTCAAACTCCTCCTGCGCGAACAGGAGATCGAAGACTTCAAGCGCGCCTATCGCGAGCGCGTCGCCCTCGAACAGGCGAAGCGCGAGATCGAGCGAGGCGCGATCACGTTCGCGTCCGAACTCGACAAGCACAAGGCGCTCGATGAGCTGCGCTGGGCCAAACGCGAGCGAGGCCTCGAGCTGCTCGAGAAGATCCGCGAGGCCCGCCACCGCGACCGCCTCAGGCGTGTCGAGGTCGACGCGCGCCGCATCGACGCGTATCAACGTGCAACGACCGAGGCGCTCATCGCCATCCTTGACGATGAGCGCGCGGACCGCCTCGTGGAACTGCGGCGGTTTCAGGAGCAGGCGAAGATGTCACCCGAACAGCTGCTCGCGCTCGTCGCGGCCAACTCGCCCGAAGCGGCGCTTGCCCTCGCCGAACGGTATCGCGCCGACGCGGCGATTGCGCCGGCGATCTCCAGTGGCCTCAGCGGCGAGAGCGTCGCGGGCACACCGAACGCCTCCACCCCGCCCGAACAGCTCGAACAGGAGCATGGGCAGTAA